From the genome of Astyanax mexicanus isolate ESR-SI-001 chromosome 3, AstMex3_surface, whole genome shotgun sequence:
GACTTAATAGCAGGTGCTTACAGAGTCAGTCTCATTCTCATGTGTATCTGATCACTTCTGATCACTGAAAGCACATTCTTTGCCTCCCTCTAGTGGAGGAGTCTAACCACAGACTGAGGGACTGTTCCTCATCTCCTACCTGAGGCAAACTGAGTCAGATCACTCAAACTGATGGGcagtttttttatgattataattattattttttcaataagCAGAGGAGGTTAGGCTGGTAACTGGACACCTGCCTGGAATCAACCTGTCCTGTTTCTTCACTTTCTAGGTATATAGAAAGGATTTGATGTCATAAGGCAactgattttcttttcttaatcGACCATTAACATTAAACAGTAAAGCCAAGAAACACTTACACTTGATTGTGGTTTCCAGACTAGCCAGAGGATACACATCAGGACTGTCAAACACACTAAAAGAATCACAGTCAAACTTCTCCACTCGGTTCCCTTGAAACAGTTTGTTCATATCATAAAGCATCACCtgtgaaagaaaaaacaaatagtCAAAACTATACCATATCTAATTATTAATTGTTGGTACATAAAGTATACATATGTATGTATTATTAGCAaatattatgtatgaattttaacaaaaatgtaaagtaaGGAAACAGAAAAATCTTAATTGTCCTTCAGCTTACCTGCTGCAGACTCGGTGTGTCACAAAAGTATGCGGCCATCAGCATCGAACCAACAAAATTATCCACACCATCAGTGCGAGGATGGAAGATGGGCATCTAGAGAGTTAGACAGCAGAAAAGAAAATCCTGATGTAAAACATATTTGTCTAAAAAAGGGAATTTTGCTTTATCCTTCAGTATATaggatatatttattttatgacaCAAATAGAAATAGTCATGTCTAACTCTAAAGTTAAATACACAAAATGAAGCATACATGTGTAGCATTATGTAATTcactatttaattatatatatatatttatggaattacttttaaaataGAGCAGGTTTACTGACAGGTTGGtagataggtatatatatatatatatatatatatatatatatatatatatatatatatatatatatatttttttttttttttaattaataaaaaacaggaaTTATGTGTATACTTCTTGTACGAAATAATGTTTAAACTTATAAATAGACACAAAACATTGCAAAAGGTGAATAATGGGCAGGTAAATCAGACCTGTGCTCCAGTAACAATCACAGGCTTCTTAATCTCCCCCAAAATGAAGGACAGAGCGGAGGAGGTGTAGGCCATTGTGTCTGTGCCGTGGATAACAACAAATCCATTATACGCTTCCATGTTGTTCTGTAAAGTggagaataaagaaataataaaaaaagagagagtgagagacatttAAGCGTTTAGCTACAGTAAAGTGTTTGTAGGAGAAAAAGATGAACAATTCATTTGAGCCATTCCACTGAATatgtgccatttgcttgttgtaactcttctaaattaaacttattttttttacaagggttTACTGAGGatgtttacaaaactcatgtgacatttaaaaatcatgtttaatagCAAGCCCActtattcctttgattttctctcaagaaaactgactgcatgttaaaataataaaaaaaaatctgtgtatatAGTGCAcaatgtatttttctaaaatatgcaaagccatttttatattttcatgaagtcccaaacctgaaattgatacattttattttcatgtaattcattaaacaaatggataaatgaagatccgaacagaattggaaaaaataaaactaatattcacattaataataaaaaaaaaacaggggacaatactcaatcctgttactggaactctctcctgttactggctctaattcctgttactttttatgttatcagtaacaggactgagtttttagcatagaattagcaaaatttgtataaaaataaataaatcagatttaagaattaatttaggtaacagggcAGCGTTGAGGGCAGcgttgagctcctcagtcatcgttacaataagatcaaatatagagaaaaaataacgagggaacttaattttggtctccccatgatcttcagaaaaaacagctgatgtaacttcctgttgtagatgtgacttcctgttgtagatgtgacttcctgctgtagatgtgacttgtagaatgttccagatggggtaatgtgtaaTGATAACAGGACTGAATGAAACCCAGGGACATAACTAAAAGTGTATTTTGACTTAAATCCTAGATGGGGTTTGGAgttacacaacaatgcaaaaaattacatctctgaaggattttaataattatatttcatggtatatttTATAGTTAGAAAGTGGGGGACAGGTGACAAAtgatatattttagtatatattttatagtgttataagtagtttttattaatgtttttaattacatatcttacttttgcaatcacATCTATGTACAAGGCactattcttaataataaaatgtattttaaagttttaaagttttgtgtgcacatttatacatgttattTCCTGGGGATAGAAAAAGCACCGATTTGGCGGAATATTTACCTGAATCTTTTCAGCCATGTCACTCCAGTCTTTAGGGGTCACATTTGAGGAGTCAATCGGCGTCGGCATGCTTTCAAACTTATAAAGGATTTTGTACTGTTTTCCTTCTGGGGGAGGTGTGGGGTAATCATCAGCCAACTGGTGACTGAAAAACAGTGAAGAAAATAAATGTGCACATTTCAGAAACCTGAAATACGATAAAGTAaaaacactttacacacacaccagaACGTTTGTACATTACTATAAAAAAGCAGCTCTAGTTCTATTCTGggtaatccatccatccatccatccatccatctctctgctGCAGTCACCAGTGACAGTACAGGTCTATTGACACTTCACTGTGACATATCTCTCGGCTCGGCATGTGTGGGCGTGTCCATGatgttttttattcaaatgaagcaacagatgtaggcAATCATGAATTTAAGATTTGTAATCTTTAATCAACCTTACcgtaatctatagttctataaatcaaCCACAGAAAAGAAGCTAAACATGGCGGAATAAGGATTTACAGAATTAAACATTACAGTCAGGTTGATACATTTTTTTCcctcttaaacttataattgactacaacagtagttttatttgaatttgaatgtcATGGACACGCCCACACGCACTGAGCTAAGATATCCGGCACGGCGATATGCATTGAAGAAAAGTGCCAATGGACATGTACAGTGAGACCACTTTGTTATATTTTAGACCtgtgtaatatattaatataaaatcaaatcaaatttatttgcatagcgctttttacaactggtgttggcacaaagcagctttacagacacATGATTGCAGGACAAGGAATaaggcaaaaacattaaacatagaaaatacagaatacagaacccccagagagcgtggaggcaaggaaaaactccctcagagctgcaggaggaggaagaaaccttgggaggaccaagactcacatttaagggggaccatcctaccactggttaaacggcttttaaattaaaatgtacaaagtcttttatacatccacataggttttatatattcaaaagtataatagcgccactaatggcttggatgtaaactgtagtggagagtaagatggatgatgaggaGCTGATCTGTGGTACCATTTGatagtttggacacgccttattttcctacatagtaaatgaatactgaagtggtTCAGACTATGATTCTACATTAGGAATCACgtagcaacttaaaagtgttaaactaaccagTTCTTGCTAtgatctggattagaacattactcaaatagagctattcactgtataccaactctaccacttctttacaactgatgctctcaaacacactaagagacaagaaattccaataattaactcttgatgagttcagcacagctgttaactggaaccctgaattccaggtgacttcacctcataaagctgactgagaaaatccagcagagatgtgcaaaactgtcatctaaaccagaggtgctacttttaagaatctaaagtataaaacatattctgtttttgtttactaaataattccatatgttttgtagtattaatctacaatgcagatcattttaaaataaaatgaaaaggcactgaatttaagatgtgtccaaacttttggctggtactgtatatacaccaCAACACCTACAGTTACACAGTACAACATTgcactaaacacacacttacCTCGATGACATGTTTATAGAGCCCCAGCCACCCTGTTCACTAGCGATTATTTCTTAGATATTTTAtactctattatattatattatactctatattttatatatctatattgaCTCCCTGTAAGCAACTGCAATTCAGTAAATACACAATTCTTTCAGTGCAATGTCTCAGATTCTATTTCATATTCAGTTCTATATAcactttatatttttaacattttgttctatttCTCCTCTTTAattaaacaacattaaaaacctcaAAAACGTTTTAAACACAATTTTCCGTTCTTTATTacattaaacatatattaataaaacaaGATGTACGCTTTAGTATATATTCAGCATAAAAACAGCTAGAATGTGCAGAAGTGTGAACTCACTATAGTATGTTGAAGCCGTTTGGGGTGCGGATGCGTTTTATGACATCTTCCTCAGTTTCTTCAGGTTTCCTCTCATAAAGGACAGTGTGATGTATGAAGAACCTTTCGATTGTTTCCAGAGGCTGTGGAACAAGTTTACCTGTATATGAAAAagatcaaatgtatttttttattattttgaattcatatgagaaaatattttttatgaacaCTCTCAAACATATCcaaatgtgtacacacacacacacactatgaccTGTGCAAAAACAAAGACACATATTCCAAGAAACtccaaagaaaatgaaaaatgcagtGCATTAATAATCTGCAAACTTACCATCCTTGTCTTTTTTCATGCCAAATGTTCCTCCGGTGTAGAGCACATACACCTTTCTTTCTAAAGCCATGACTGCACTGCACAGTTAATTTAAatctaataataacaatagtaacaaCATTAACAATGAAACTTTGTAGTAAAGAAATTAAATTGATTAAGACGTTGAAAAGAAAGTTAAAGGCTTAAATAAGAGAGAAATATGAAGTATTTTACTTACCCAATGCCTGTGATGTAGGTTTATCACAGAATAAAGTGGTGCTTTAGATACAGTCAGAGTGTTAATAAAGAGTGATTTGGCTCCTCCTACTAAAAAAAGTCTCATGTTTCCTCATACACTACAATGACACTACAGTGACAAGACCAAACTGAAGCCGGAAGGGTTCTAGGGACAGATCAGTTTGTGATCACAGTAAAAGATCACAGAAAGAGATCACAGAAAGAGATCACAGTAAGAGGTCACAATAAGAGAGCACTGAAAGAGATCACCAAAAAGAGATAACAGAAATAGATCACAATAAGAGATCACAGAAAGAGATCACAGTAAGGAGCACAGAAAGAAATCACAGTAAGTGGTCACAATAGGGATCACATAAAGAGATCACAATAATAGATCACAGAAAAAGATCACAGTatgagatcacagaaagagatcaaaaaaataaatcacagaaaGAGATCAAATAAATATATCACTGTAAGAAATCACAGAAAGAGATCGCAGAAAGAGATCACAGTATGAGATCACAGTATGAGATCACAGTATGAGATCACAAAAATAAATCACATGAAGAGATCACATAAATAAATCACTGTAAGAAATCACAGTAAGAGATCGCAGAAAGAGATCACAGTAAGAGATCACAGAAACAGCAAGAGCTCAGAGTAAAAGTTCAGAGTAAGAATTCAGAGTAAGAGGTCAGAGTAAGAGTTCAAAGAAAGGGCTCAGAGTAACATTACGATTTTATGAAATTGAGTCAAATTTCTGTTTTATGATTAAGTGTATGGGAAAAGCATTTGCCCATGAAAAAGATCATTCATCTAAAGATCAACTCAATATGattttttaccaaactgaaatctTTTTTTACTAAGTTACAGACAACTTAGTACATAAACAGACTGTAATCTCAGTGAACATCTTTGTAATAACTCACTCTATCAGTTTAATTTGTCctctatttaaattatttttaattagcaCTATTAACTCACTCCTGCTTATCTTCAGCATATGTTCCTGTCAATTTTAAAACAGTATGATAATGTTTTACACCTTATGTCATTTTGATGACAGATATTATTTTAAATCTGAATCTCTCACACACTTTTTGCTTTTTCAATATGTATTTGTTGTTCAGTGTCATTTCTCTTGAACACATTCCACAGGTTCATGTGGAAAACAATGTATGCCCTGGAatgatcattattttttttcttccaaagaaAAGAAGACTCTTTTTCACACTTCCTTTTTTCAAACAAGGTTCAGCAAAACAACAGTTCCTATTTAGCAGAATATATATAGCAGAAACTGGattattttactgtgtttttcagttgccaaGACCCCAATACTGGTACTTGTAGtacaattttatttcatttcatataGCCATTCTATTTTCCGGCTACACTTAACTaaaagcacattttctaccttttaagaatgatagaagtcagaaagagtgatagaagtcagtctccaaacacaagcagcaacAAAAAACTCCAGAAATAGAAActcgatttgtcgctagtcgtctttaacaaataaaatgccgCTAAGAGGATTAGGAAAGTCACTGGTtgaactcagaacagaatgaaagtaAAATTCTCTTTACACCAAAAGATCACTGATGCGCTCATTTCGCCGTCAATCAAAAAGCAATtcagcctcagacagatcatccaaccatcatgcagaagctgagcgtccggaccagccgaggccagcccagtgccccatagacccccagagatgCTGAGCGTCCGActggcgggacaaagcccagcctttatccaatgactcgtcttgTTTCACTGCATGCTTTACTCCGCTATTGAactctgtggacgctcagcgtccgcactgtttaaagcagcagcgAGAGGCggtgggaatgagtgagaggaaagccgcggcatTACCAGTGATAACAaactgattctgaactaagttcagctcgttgtagcgcatatttaatcagtgacatgtacacacaacagtatatatttaatatcttattttttttacattttaggggaagccgAGCTTCCCTTGCCGTCTTAGAGCAATCACATCTGGCTCAGAATAAGAGCTCAGAGTAAGAGCTCAGTGTAAGAGCTCAGTGTAAGAGCTCAGTGTAAGAGGTCAGAGTAAGAGTTCAGAGTAAGAGCCCAGAGTAAGAGCCCAGAGTAAGAGCCCAGAGTAAGAGTTCAGAGTAAGAGTTCAGAGTAAGAGCTCAGATTAAGAGCTCAGATTAAGAGTTCAGAGAAAGAGCTCAGATTAAGAGGTCAGATTAAGAGTAAGATCTTAGAGTAAGAGTTCAGAgtaaggctgcgtccagaaaccctaaaagtgtctcctttttcctaccgatcctcctcctctcctccatgacccggaaactgatttcgtgacgccatcttgccgcctgtccgaacaCCATAGGAgccgaaagaagccgcttaaaatcctcctgtaGGGGGCTTCCAATAGAGGATACATCAgtgcatcctactccggaagacttttaaggattttctaattaaacagccagtaaagcagtaatataatgttaagtttagataagctgtatggtCAGTAAAAATGATCCCATATTTGTAACACGATATATATATCTATCAATGGCCAGAGAAATGCGTccaaaatgcggctgggagtaagcaggattttattggaatatctgaatatttagctgtgtgatagtaatgttccattgatcctgtttaatctaatgtttttttcacttcaacatgtatgcaaaatataatatttattattatatttattatttattaatatttgataattgttttattacattcagtgaaatcatatttcactattaaaatgatttcatatttacatatgcaaccttcatcaatggctaatcaggctgcactttgaagcttgatctctaaAATTtcgaattgtgtttattgatctctcgcttttatttttgtttgcggagctctatccagaagctgtgattggctggccaGTATCCAGCATGTGCTGAAAATGAGatttgtgattggctcagttcatcagtagtcaacatcctatctaaaagggatcagcagtcccatttccccaattacagctttttccctccattcctcctcctcctctcctcgattcctccaccttcttccgggtaGGAGagaaggagtaggaaaggaggagtaggagaggaggagtagcaaaagtttctggatgcAGCCTAAGAGTTCAGAGTAAGATCCTGGAGTAAGAGTTCAGAGAAAGAGCTCAGAGTTAGAATTCAGAATAAGAGTTCAGATTAAAAGTTCAGAGAAAGATCTCAGAGTATGAGTTCAGAGTAAGATCTTAGATTAAGAGTTCGGAGTAATAGTTCAGAGTAAGATTTTAGAGTGAGAGTTCAGAACACAAGTTCAGAGTAAAAGTTCAGAGAAAGAGCTcagagtaagagctcagagtTGTTACAGTGTTCTAGTGCCACTAGGTGGCACTCTAAGAAAGAATCTTAATATCAGCCTAATACTACTACAGAGGGAGAGAGCCTAAGGCAGGGCAGTGgtatggagttaaatcagtgtcaccagaacctgaaacaaaaaaacatgattcttgaaaataaagagtgtgtaatctggtgttcttgaaaaatttaccttcaaatatttagatatttaaaattcaggtattgaaatttcagataaggactgttttaaaaaattcaggtacaaaatttttaagtaaaaaaaaaatcatgtagcaaaaaaataattcagggattaaaaattcaggttgtaaaaattcaggttataaaaattcaggtcgaaaaaattcaggttataaaaattcaggttgtaaaaattcaggtaaaaaaaattcaggtcgaaaaatttcagggaaacatccggggtacacagaatgaccaatcaagcgcagagctaatcgagctcacagcggccaatcacaacacagctcTGAAGCCTGTGGGAGCTGCGTCTTTTTTCACCTCTGGAGAAGCTCCGTGGCAGCTGCTTGGAGAACACAGCTCCTACAGTCGTAAGTAAACTATAACTTGTTTACTCGTCCTCACGTtcgtaaaaactcttaaaactagtgtTTATTGTTGAAATGGTTGTGTGTTCATGATTGGAAGTGGCTCAGAGCGCGAAATTACGTTAGGTTAGGAGAGGAGAGGGTCAAGTTAGCTAAGTTTAGCTTAGTTAAACctaatttagcttactttaggctagtttagcttactttagcttagttaagcctagtttagcttactttagcctagtttagcttactttagcttagttaagcctagtttatcttagttaagcctagtttagcttactttagcctatTTTAggttagttaagcctagtttagcttactttagcctagtttagcttagttaagcctagtttagcttactttaggctagtttagcttactttagcttaatTAAGCCTAGTTTATCTTAGTTTGGGTTAGTTTAGGTGAAGTGATGTGAGGCAAGGTGAGGTTACGTTATTTGAGTCTAGTTTAGCTCAGTTTAGGTGATGTGTCTTATGTGATGTTAAGTAGCTGGCATTGAGACTGGGTGACTGGATGAAAAATAAACAGTGGGTAAATTAGCTATTTCATGGATTTGTAGAGCGTCCTCTTATCTCAgtggtttaattaattatttaagttcatttaattaattatgaattattaacaAGTAATGTTGAATCATAGCATATTTGAAGTACATGTTATACACATGCATCTTGTGCAAACGTTTAGGCACAATTGTGTTGCCAGTGATGTTCAAATGTTTGcataaaactgttattattatttgtgttatttataattttactgCTGACTACGGCAAAAAGATTTCAGGAGAATAGTTACTGTATTCTAAACATATTAGGGCTGTACCCGGCTCAGGATTTTGTCAGTCAAATTGGGTTTGTCCATCAATACCAACGGTTCGACTATTTGTTTCCACCCACCCATAGATTATTTAGCAATCAGTGTATCAAATTGCACGTACCAGTTCTGACGCATTAAGAAGAATACTGTAAACAGTCTGCATTGCAGCCTAATTTAATTACTGACATATCCTACCAGACAACACAAGTgtatttatgctaaaaaaaatgagtgcttagtgtttcaattatttgcatacaaatgtattctgttgtgttttgtagATTTGTCTGATGTTTGCAGACTCTGGGGAAACCACTCCACATCATGCTTTGGAAGCTGCTTTGCCTCCTAAATGGGTACAAACGaagtttaaaacattttgttgccAATAAATGACAGTATCTATTTTATGTTCTTTGGCTGTCACCTACTTGTATTGCTAAGATAAGGTCAGAACAGTCTGATATAATGTACAAACAGTAGTATGAAAAAgtctgggcacccctgatcattttcaaaaatgttcttTATAAGTCGTTGGtagtttggatcagcaatttcagtaaaatatatcataaagcagatgagaagacagtgatatttgagaaatgaaatgaagtttatatgatttattgaAAGTGTTCAATAATTCTTTACAAAAGCCAGGTGCAGAAATTTGGGCATCCCAAAAGAAAAATTACATCCATATTTAGTAGCTCCTTGTTTTGCAGATTAGCAATATAAACACTTTCTGTAGctttcaatgagagtctggcttctggttaaaggaatattttaccatttttcttcatttccagttcagtcaggtttaatggtttctgatcatgaacagcccgctttaaatcacaccacagattttcaataatatccaagtttgggaactgagatgatcattccagaatgtcatacttgttcctctgcatgaattctTAAGTAGATTTTGATCAGAGTTTAGTGTTTTAGAGTCGTTGTCTTTAAAaatattcccagtacctgcactcacCATACAGCCCCGcagtatgatggaactggcaaatgttaatttttttccctcttccccACCATGCACACCGTCACTGATGTTTAAATAACtcagttttagtttcatcagcCCACAGCACTGTATGCTAAAATTAAACTGGCTGTCCAAatctgctttagcatacctcaagcgactgtggcgtgtgcacagaaaaggcttcttctgcatttctctctcatacagcctctacttgtgcaaagtgtgctaaaTGGTTTgaagatgcacagtgactccatcttcagtaagatgatgatatacagttgtggtcaaaagtttacatacacttgtaaaaaaacataatgttatggctgtcttgagttttcaataagttctacaactcttatttttctgtgatagagtgatcggaacacatatatgtttgtcacaaaaaacagtcataaaatttggttctttcataaatttattatgggtctgctgaaaatgtcaccaaatctgctgggtcaaaaatatacatacagcaacattagtatttggttacatgtcccttggccattttcacggcaactaggcgcttttggtagccatccacaagctcctgggaagcttcaggtcgaatgtttgaccactcttcttgacagaattggtgcagttcagctaaatgtgatggttttcttgcatgaacccgtttctttagcactgtccacatgttctcaatggggtttaagtcaggactttgggaaggccattctaaaaccttaattctagcctggtttagccattcctttaccacttttgatgtgtgttttgggtcattgtcttgttggaacacccaactgcgcccaagacccaaccttcgggctgatggttttaagttttcctgcagaatttggaggtaatcctccttcttcattatcccatttactttctgcaaagaaccagttccactggcagcaaaacatccccagagcataatactaccacaaccatgcttgacagtaggcatggtgttcctgggattaaaggcctcaccttttctcctccaaacatattgctgggtgttgtggccaaacagctcaatttttgtttcgtctgaccagagaacttcctccagaaggttttatctttgtccatgtgatcagcagcaaacttcagccgagtctcaaggtgccttttctggagcaagggcttctttcttgcacggcagcctctcagtccatggcgatgtaaaacacgcttgactgtggagactgacacctgtgttccatcagcttccaaatccttgcagacctgcttcttggtgattcttggttgactcttgaccatcctgaccaatctcctctcggcagcatgtgatagcttgcgttttcttcctgatcgtggcagtgacacaactgttccatgcactttatacttgcgtataattgtctgcacagttgctcttgggacctgtagctgctttgaaatggctccaagtgacttccctgacttgttcaagtcaataattcgctttttcagatccacactgagttcctttgactttcccattgtagcttttgtagctgagtctaatcactgggtcaaatgagccctatttaaatgggctcatgagaagtcaacagctgtagtcaatcagaatcacttacaagaagtgaagaggccatgacatgaagctaatttgattgacacaactcgctacatcaccaaaattgacaaattttgttgctgtatgtatatttttgacccagcagatttggtgacattttcagcagacccataataaatttatgaaagaaccaaattttatgactgttttttgtgacaaacatgtatgtgttccgatcactctatcacagaaaaataagagttgtagaacttattgaaaactcaagacagccataacattatgtttttttacaagtgtatgtaaacttttgaccacaactgtaggtctttggagctggtctgtgggttgactatgactgttctcggCATCCTTCGTCTCTGCTccaaactgtgcctgtggtcttccctttcctcactatgtttctcacagtggaaactgacagctgaaatctctgagcttTTTGCATCCTTCCCCAAAAGCAtgaaaaatctttgttttcaattcattttatagttgtgttttgaggctgccatgttgccactcttcagagaagatgtaaagaggaggaaaaacttgcaattggctacATGAACCCTTTCTGATAATTAGA
Proteins encoded in this window:
- the LOC111190433 gene encoding 60 kDa lysophospholipase isoform X5 gives rise to the protein MALERKVYVLYTGGTFGMKKDKDGKLVPQPLETIERFFIHHTVLYERKPEETEEDVIKRIRTPNGFNILYHQLADDYPTPPPEGKQYKILYKFESMPTPIDSSNVTPKDWSDMAEKIQNNMEAYNGFVVIHGTDTMAYTSSALSFILGEIKKPVIVTGAQMPIFHPRTDGVDNFVGSMLMAAYFCDTPSLQQVMLYDMNKLFQGNRVEKFDCDSFSVFDSPDVYPLASLETTIKLITSKIELKKVDPKTTCTVKKMFTLDGIPQVKILRFFPGITEDYVSCVLNGAAGVILETYGTGNIPERDWLLKLLMDADKRKVLMLNCTQVYRGTVLPIYGSSGILQKANVIPGYDITPEAATTKMVWVLNSELDHQKRREILEHSVYGESRAPPMKLIVNPE